From Oculatellaceae cyanobacterium:
TAAAAGCTCTCTACCGATATGCTATCTCTCTTTGGGGAGTTGAGCGATCGCACAATTTCAATCTAATTTAATAAAATACCTCTTTAAGTTGATTATCTACGAATTACTTAAGTTTATTTAGCTCTAGAGGTTATCCTCCAGTAAGATTAATTAGGTCTGAGCAATGATAGATTTTAGTTTAGCCCTACTAAATAAAATTGACACGATTGTAAAGCAGTGGGTTGAAGCAGTTCGTCAAGATGACCAGATTGAGACTGCTAAAAAGCTAACATATAAAGCTGTACGTGATAGCGTCCCCATTGTTTTACAGGCTATCTCTAAAATGTTGTCTCCATCTGAAGACAATGATATTAAAACAATTGTCGAAAAAGGCTTAGAACATGGTACTCTTCGAGCTAAACAAGGTTATGATGCTGAAGAAATTGCGCGAGAATATCGCTTATTACGTTGGATAATATTTGCTAATATAGAGCCTGATTTAATTAAAGGATCATCAAAAGAAGTAATTAGAGCAGTTCGTTTGATTGATACAGCCCTAGATGAAGTTATTGCTAGAGGGTTTAAAACTTATACACAAGAAAGATTGCGAGAATTAGAAGATTTACAAAGCCAATTAAAACTTACTAATCAAGAACTTACTCGTTTAGTTCATGCAAGTAAAGAAAACCTATCTCATTTAGCTCATGAATTAAAAACTCCCCTAACTTCTATAATTGGCTACTCAGATTTATTTCTCAGACAACAAAAGCAGAATTCTGAGATTAAAGATTCCCTTCCCAATATCGGACACATTGAGCGCGTATTAAATAGTGGCAGACAATTACTACACTTAATTAATGATGCGCTGGAAATCTCTCGCTATGAAGAGGGAAAGATGAAGCTACAGCCAGTATCAACCGATGTGCAGGCTTTAATTAATAACGTTGTCGATATAATTAAACCTTTGGCAGTAGAAAAAAATCTTCAATTAGAAATTGATTTAGATGATGCGCCTAAGCAAGCTTTAACAGACCCTTTGCGTTTACAACAAATTGTTACTAATCTGCTCAGTAATGCAATTCGTTATACAGAATTTGGAAATATCAAATTAGTTTCGCAGTTGTTATCTGATGAATATTGGTTAATTGCCGTCATAGATACGGGAGTTGGCATTAATGAAATAGACCTAGAAAATATTTTTGACCCTTACTTTCGAGTAGTTGGGAATAACCAATCTTTTATTCCTAATAGTACAGGCTTAGGACTAGCTATTGTTTCGCGGTTAGTACAGCTACTTCAAGGCAAAATTGAGGTAAGTTCCCAAGTAGGTGTTGGTTCAATATTTAGGGTGATTTTGCCATTGAAGGTTAAAGTTTTAGAAGAAAAATGTAATCTCAAGATTTAGCTCTATCAACCATCAGATTAGTTAAAAAATTAAATTTATTGCTCTCAATCACAAGTTTTTATATATAGCAGTAGCCAGGGAGGTTAGGACGTTTAAGAGTTCGGAAACCCTTGGTAACAAAGGCGCATGATTAAAGCTGACAGAGGGATAGCTGACTGCTGACCGCTATAATATAAAACTTTGCTCCCCTCAACAGGCAAGGCGTTGGGGGGCAGTTTTATATTTGTTACTGTTATCTTCTATTCCTCCTGTTATTTTTATTTGGTTTAACCATCTGAGCCAATTGGCGAGAAATACCTACAACCGCACTGAGTCCTATCAGAATCGGGTTTACTGATTTTTTTTGATTTCTCCGTTCTCTAACAGCAGTAGACGTTCTGGAACCCTGGGGATCATCTTGTTCAGCAGCAGATTCCAACTCCTCACTGTGGGGTATTCCTAGATTTGCCCTAGCTCCCTCTGTAAGTGGGATAGCATTCTTAGCTGGGCGTATTTGCGAACCAAATTTATTAGCGTAAACTTGGGTAAATTCTGCACCAAAAAACAAAATTTGCGCTGAATAATTTACCCATAATAAAAAGACAACAAAAGAACCAGCAGCACCATAAGTAGAACCAACGCTGCTATTACCTAAATAAAGCCCAATTCCCCATTTACCAATAGAGAACAATAGAGAAGTAATTGCTGCGCCTAACCAAACGTCACCCCAAGCAATTTCTACATCTGGTAATACTCTGTAGATCATCGCAAATAACACTGTGATCACAGCGAAAGATATCACCAAATTGGCAATTCTAGCAATTAGAACAACATCAGGCAGATAATTACCAAAATAATTGCTTACTCCTACCAAAACACTACTTAAAACGAGTGATACCAGTAGTAAAAAACCAATACCTAGTATCATGGCAAAGGATCTAAAGCGACTTTTTACGGCAGCTTTTACCCCTTGTCCTGGCTTGGGTGCGACTTCCCAAATAGT
This genomic window contains:
- a CDS encoding HAMP domain-containing sensor histidine kinase; amino-acid sequence: MIDFSLALLNKIDTIVKQWVEAVRQDDQIETAKKLTYKAVRDSVPIVLQAISKMLSPSEDNDIKTIVEKGLEHGTLRAKQGYDAEEIAREYRLLRWIIFANIEPDLIKGSSKEVIRAVRLIDTALDEVIARGFKTYTQERLRELEDLQSQLKLTNQELTRLVHASKENLSHLAHELKTPLTSIIGYSDLFLRQQKQNSEIKDSLPNIGHIERVLNSGRQLLHLINDALEISRYEEGKMKLQPVSTDVQALINNVVDIIKPLAVEKNLQLEIDLDDAPKQALTDPLRLQQIVTNLLSNAIRYTEFGNIKLVSQLLSDEYWLIAVIDTGVGINEIDLENIFDPYFRVVGNNQSFIPNSTGLGLAIVSRLVQLLQGKIEVSSQVGVGSIFRVILPLKVKVLEEKCNLKI
- a CDS encoding YihY/virulence factor BrkB family protein; this encodes MKPKDIVGLFKETLKEWQEDKAARLAAALSYYTAFSIAPLLIIVIAVAALVLGQDAAQGEIVNQLKGLIGLQGAEAIQEMIKNSRKPTEGIIATIISFVILIFGATGVFAELQDSLNTIWEVAPKPGQGVKAAVKSRFRSFAMILGIGFLLLVSLVLSSVLVGVSNYFGNYLPDVVLIARIANLVISFAVITVLFAMIYRVLPDVEIAWGDVWLGAAITSLLFSIGKWGIGLYLGNSSVGSTYGAAGSFVVFLLWVNYSAQILFFGAEFTQVYANKFGSQIRPAKNAIPLTEGARANLGIPHSEELESAAEQDDPQGSRTSTAVRERRNQKKSVNPILIGLSAVVGISRQLAQMVKPNKNNRRNRR